One part of the Vidua macroura isolate BioBank_ID:100142 chromosome 14, ASM2450914v1, whole genome shotgun sequence genome encodes these proteins:
- the GAB3 gene encoding GRB2-associated-binding protein 3 isoform X2, giving the protein MSSGDVVCTGWLIKSPPEKKLKRYAWRKRWFVLRRGRMSGNPDVLEYYRNNHSKKPIRIIDLNECEVLKHSGPNFIKKEFQNNFVFIVRTTYRTFYLVAKTEEEMQIWVRNISQICNFGHLEDGTGSVESLSHTTSSPQPSPAASTHASRIADPSFSVEHAAADAAAEETPSESGSVFLPDYLFLSNCESGKLSHNRCDSWSNSDRSLEQTSSDDVFVDSLQSQPSSYLVQPTSAGAVHQVGAPVANPSMVSRSTDISGPSSDFSSSSPLLGTPLTPTFQIDKSQKGLPYGVTQLDVLSNTPPPRPPKPTHFSDRRGEELGSGALQNGHAGICRPQVALVPRRISLSSLDNMRNWKDMEGSSLRSRDKRLSLNLPCRFSPLYSPAADSAEDSYVPMRPSTSPSAPGSDCSPDGYIPMSPSSATFTFPVVSTEKLASPLPELPSDVEPPPVNRDLKPRRKSRPPPLDLRNLSTIREHAAVTRMWTVPYNRMSFISPERDGINSARIFANSVSGEEEESYIHMEHRQATSPYSGAFPWTRKSNLDYLALDFNSASPSPVQKKPFLSEEQRVDYVQVDEQKTQALQNTKQEWTDERQSKV; this is encoded by the exons GCCTGGCGGAAGCGCTGGTTCGTGCTGCGCAGGGGCCGCATGAGCGGGAACCCCGATGTGCTGGAATACTACAGGAACAACCACTCCAAAAAGCCCATCCGCATCATAGACCTCAATGAGTGCGAAGTGCTGAAGCACTCGGGGCCCAACTTCATCAAGAAGGAATTTCAGAACAACTTTGTCTTCATCGTGAGAACCACCTACCGCACCTTCTACCTGGTAGCCAAGACTGAGGAGGAGATGCAGATCTGGGTGCGCAATATCAGCCAGATCTGTAACTTTGGACATCTGGAAGATGGCACAG GTTCTGTGGAGAGCCTGTCTCACACGACCTCGTCCCCACAGCCCTCGCCGGCCGCCTCCACCCACGCCTCCCGCATCGCCGACCCCTCCTTCTCAGTCGAGCACgctgctgctgatgctgccGCCGAGGAGACGCCCAGCGAGTCTGGGTCAGTCTTCCTCCCTGACTACCTCTTCCTGTCCAACTGCGAGTCGGGCAAGCTCAGCCACAACAG GTGTGACAGCTGGTCAAATTCAGACAGATCTCTGGAGCAAACATCATCAGACGATGTTTTTGTTGACTCCTTGCAATCCCAGCCCTCCTCATACCTTGTACAGCCAACCAGCGCTGGCGCTGTGCACCAGGTCGGAGCCCCAGTGGCAAATCCCAGCATGGTGTCCAGGAGCACAGACATTAGTGGGCCATCCAGTgacttttcctcctcttccccactgctggggacaccacTGACACCGACATTCCAGATTGACAAGAGCCAGAAGGGGCTGCCCTACGGGGTAACACAGCTGGACGTGCTGTCCAACAcgcccccgccgcggccgcccaAGCCAACGCACTTCTCAgacaggaggggagaggagctgggcagcGGGGCCCTGCAGAATGGGCACGCGGGGATCTGCCGGCCTCAGGTCGCTCTGGTGCCCAGAAGGATCTCCTTGTCCAGCCTGGACAACATGAGGAACTGGAAAG ACATGGAAGGCAGTTCCCTAAGAAGTCGAGATAAGAGGCTTAGCTTGAATTTG CCGTGCCGCTTCTCCCCGCTGTACTCGCCGGCCGCGGACAGCGCGGAGGACAGCTACGTGCCCATGCGCCCCAGCACCTCTCCCTCCGCGCCCGGCTCCGACTGCTCCCCCGACGGATACATCCCCATGAGCCCCAGCTCGGCCACCTTCACCTTCCCCGTCGTCAGCACTGAAAAACTCGccagccccttgcctgagcttccctccGACGTGGAGCCCCCTCCAGTGAACCGGGACCTCAAGCCTCGTAGGAAGT CACGACCACCTCCTCTGGACTTGAGGAACCTCTCCACAATCCGGGAGCATGCTGCTGTGACCAGGATGTGGACTGTGCCTTA CAATCGAATGAGCTTTATCTCACCAGAAAGAGACGGTATTAATTCAGCAAGAATATTTGCCAATTCAGTTTCcggagaagaggaagaaagttACATTCATATG GAACACAGACAGGCCACCTCTCCATACAGTGGTGCTTTTCCATGGACAAGGAAATCTAACCTTGATTACTTAGCACTGGATTTTAACTCTGCTTCCCCATCCCCTGTGCAGAAG AAACCTTTTCTGTCTGAGGAACAGAGAGTGGACTATGTCCAGGTAGATGAACAGAAGACTCAAGCTTTACAGAACACTAAGCAAGAATGGACAGATGAAAGACAATCAAAAGTATAA
- the GAB3 gene encoding GRB2-associated-binding protein 3 isoform X1, whose amino-acid sequence MSSGDVVCTGWLIKSPPEKKLKRYAWRKRWFVLRRGRMSGNPDVLEYYRNNHSKKPIRIIDLNECEVLKHSGPNFIKKEFQNNFVFIVRTTYRTFYLVAKTEEEMQIWVRNISQICNFGHLEDGTGSVESLSHTTSSPQPSPAASTHASRIADPSFSVEHAAADAAAEETPSESGSVFLPDYLFLSNCESGKLSHNRCDSWSNSDRSLEQTSSDDVFVDSLQSQPSSYLVQPTSAGAVHQVGAPVANPSMVSRSTDISGPSSDFSSSSPLLGTPLTPTFQIDKSQKGLPYGVTQLDVLSNTPPPRPPKPTHFSDRRGEELGSGALQNGHAGICRPQVALVPRRISLSSLDNMRNWKADMEGSSLRSRDKRLSLNLPCRFSPLYSPAADSAEDSYVPMRPSTSPSAPGSDCSPDGYIPMSPSSATFTFPVVSTEKLASPLPELPSDVEPPPVNRDLKPRRKSRPPPLDLRNLSTIREHAAVTRMWTVPYNRMSFISPERDGINSARIFANSVSGEEEESYIHMEHRQATSPYSGAFPWTRKSNLDYLALDFNSASPSPVQKKPFLSEEQRVDYVQVDEQKTQALQNTKQEWTDERQSKV is encoded by the exons GCCTGGCGGAAGCGCTGGTTCGTGCTGCGCAGGGGCCGCATGAGCGGGAACCCCGATGTGCTGGAATACTACAGGAACAACCACTCCAAAAAGCCCATCCGCATCATAGACCTCAATGAGTGCGAAGTGCTGAAGCACTCGGGGCCCAACTTCATCAAGAAGGAATTTCAGAACAACTTTGTCTTCATCGTGAGAACCACCTACCGCACCTTCTACCTGGTAGCCAAGACTGAGGAGGAGATGCAGATCTGGGTGCGCAATATCAGCCAGATCTGTAACTTTGGACATCTGGAAGATGGCACAG GTTCTGTGGAGAGCCTGTCTCACACGACCTCGTCCCCACAGCCCTCGCCGGCCGCCTCCACCCACGCCTCCCGCATCGCCGACCCCTCCTTCTCAGTCGAGCACgctgctgctgatgctgccGCCGAGGAGACGCCCAGCGAGTCTGGGTCAGTCTTCCTCCCTGACTACCTCTTCCTGTCCAACTGCGAGTCGGGCAAGCTCAGCCACAACAG GTGTGACAGCTGGTCAAATTCAGACAGATCTCTGGAGCAAACATCATCAGACGATGTTTTTGTTGACTCCTTGCAATCCCAGCCCTCCTCATACCTTGTACAGCCAACCAGCGCTGGCGCTGTGCACCAGGTCGGAGCCCCAGTGGCAAATCCCAGCATGGTGTCCAGGAGCACAGACATTAGTGGGCCATCCAGTgacttttcctcctcttccccactgctggggacaccacTGACACCGACATTCCAGATTGACAAGAGCCAGAAGGGGCTGCCCTACGGGGTAACACAGCTGGACGTGCTGTCCAACAcgcccccgccgcggccgcccaAGCCAACGCACTTCTCAgacaggaggggagaggagctgggcagcGGGGCCCTGCAGAATGGGCACGCGGGGATCTGCCGGCCTCAGGTCGCTCTGGTGCCCAGAAGGATCTCCTTGTCCAGCCTGGACAACATGAGGAACTGGAAAG cagACATGGAAGGCAGTTCCCTAAGAAGTCGAGATAAGAGGCTTAGCTTGAATTTG CCGTGCCGCTTCTCCCCGCTGTACTCGCCGGCCGCGGACAGCGCGGAGGACAGCTACGTGCCCATGCGCCCCAGCACCTCTCCCTCCGCGCCCGGCTCCGACTGCTCCCCCGACGGATACATCCCCATGAGCCCCAGCTCGGCCACCTTCACCTTCCCCGTCGTCAGCACTGAAAAACTCGccagccccttgcctgagcttccctccGACGTGGAGCCCCCTCCAGTGAACCGGGACCTCAAGCCTCGTAGGAAGT CACGACCACCTCCTCTGGACTTGAGGAACCTCTCCACAATCCGGGAGCATGCTGCTGTGACCAGGATGTGGACTGTGCCTTA CAATCGAATGAGCTTTATCTCACCAGAAAGAGACGGTATTAATTCAGCAAGAATATTTGCCAATTCAGTTTCcggagaagaggaagaaagttACATTCATATG GAACACAGACAGGCCACCTCTCCATACAGTGGTGCTTTTCCATGGACAAGGAAATCTAACCTTGATTACTTAGCACTGGATTTTAACTCTGCTTCCCCATCCCCTGTGCAGAAG AAACCTTTTCTGTCTGAGGAACAGAGAGTGGACTATGTCCAGGTAGATGAACAGAAGACTCAAGCTTTACAGAACACTAAGCAAGAATGGACAGATGAAAGACAATCAAAAGTATAA